The following proteins come from a genomic window of Microbacterium sp. JZ31:
- a CDS encoding thiamine pyrophosphate-requiring protein: MTTVADQIVQRLADWGVGRVFGYSGDGINGVLDALRRSDAGIEFVQARHEENAAFMAVGQAKYDGGAGVVISTQGPGAIHLLNGLYDAKLDHAPVVALIGQQHRSTLGSGYMQEVDLRTLFADVASAYITQVASPEQVPLAIDRAFRNALATRQPAVVILPHDVQSAEASDVEQSHGVVRTGAVFEPPLVTPPAERLDEAAARLRRAQRPMILAGRGAASCGDALAELATRIRAGVVTSLLGKPYIDESLRHAAGTMGHLGTTASAELLTACDLLLIVGSNDPWTEYYPAPGQAAVIQIDVDPRMIGNRLPVDVGIVGDAGAAIRGLAERVEERAEDEWWARVRDAVDRWRQTAERRAAVQAEPLNPEAAVRALNAHVPDDARIALDVGSIVYWYARQLRLPRGVPAHVSGTLATMGCGVPYGLAAKLGAPDRPVVVLAGDGGMQMTGVAELITVAARWRDWTDPRFVVAVFENRDLAEVSWEQREMEGAPRFAETQDLPEFAYAEYARMLGLGGEVVDDADDLDAAWGRAFASDRPYVLHLRTDPAVPLLPPAASSPDAAEEMRSALRAEVEAGGPQGERALRLLDAYLDMPAT, from the coding sequence ATGACCACGGTCGCCGATCAGATCGTCCAGCGACTCGCCGACTGGGGTGTCGGCCGCGTGTTCGGATACAGCGGCGACGGGATCAACGGCGTGCTGGACGCGCTGCGCCGCTCGGACGCCGGGATCGAGTTCGTGCAGGCCCGCCACGAGGAGAACGCGGCGTTCATGGCCGTGGGGCAGGCGAAGTACGACGGCGGTGCGGGCGTCGTGATCTCGACCCAGGGGCCGGGTGCCATCCACCTGCTGAACGGCCTGTACGACGCGAAGCTCGATCACGCGCCGGTCGTCGCGCTCATCGGCCAGCAGCACCGCAGCACGCTCGGCTCGGGCTACATGCAGGAGGTCGATCTGCGCACGCTGTTCGCGGATGTCGCGTCGGCGTACATCACGCAGGTCGCGTCGCCCGAGCAGGTGCCGCTCGCGATCGACCGCGCGTTCCGCAACGCTCTCGCGACCCGCCAGCCGGCGGTCGTCATCCTGCCTCACGACGTCCAGAGCGCCGAGGCGTCGGACGTCGAGCAGTCGCACGGCGTGGTGCGCACGGGCGCGGTCTTCGAGCCCCCGCTCGTCACCCCGCCCGCGGAGCGTCTGGACGAGGCCGCCGCCCGGCTGCGGCGGGCGCAGCGCCCGATGATCCTCGCCGGGCGGGGTGCGGCGTCCTGCGGCGACGCACTTGCCGAGCTCGCGACGCGGATCCGCGCCGGCGTGGTCACGAGCCTGCTGGGCAAGCCCTACATCGACGAGTCGCTGCGGCACGCGGCCGGCACGATGGGCCACCTCGGCACGACGGCGAGCGCCGAGCTGCTCACCGCGTGCGACCTGCTGCTCATCGTGGGATCGAACGACCCCTGGACCGAGTACTACCCCGCGCCGGGACAGGCCGCCGTCATCCAGATCGACGTCGACCCGCGGATGATCGGCAACCGCCTGCCCGTGGACGTCGGCATCGTGGGAGACGCGGGCGCCGCCATCCGCGGTCTCGCGGAGCGCGTCGAGGAGCGGGCCGAGGACGAATGGTGGGCGCGCGTGCGGGACGCCGTCGACCGCTGGCGGCAGACCGCCGAGCGCCGCGCGGCCGTGCAGGCCGAGCCGCTGAACCCGGAGGCCGCGGTCCGCGCGCTCAACGCGCACGTCCCCGACGACGCCCGCATCGCGCTGGATGTGGGCAGCATCGTCTACTGGTACGCCCGGCAGCTCCGCCTCCCCCGCGGTGTGCCCGCGCATGTGTCGGGCACGCTCGCCACGATGGGCTGCGGCGTGCCGTATGGCCTCGCCGCCAAGCTGGGGGCGCCGGACCGTCCGGTCGTCGTGCTCGCGGGCGACGGCGGCATGCAGATGACCGGGGTGGCCGAGCTGATCACGGTGGCCGCGCGCTGGCGCGACTGGACCGATCCGCGCTTCGTCGTGGCGGTGTTCGAGAACCGGGATCTGGCCGAGGTGAGCTGGGAGCAGCGCGAGATGGAGGGCGCACCGCGGTTCGCCGAAACGCAGGATCTGCCCGAGTTCGCCTACGCGGAGTACGCGCGCATGCTGGGCCTCGGCGGCGAGGTCGTCGACGATGCGGACGACCTCGACGCCGCGTGGGGCCGCGCGTTCGCAAGTGACCGCCCGTACGTCCTGCATCTGCGCACGGACCCGGCCGTGCCGCTGCTGCCGCCCGCGGCCTCCTCGCCCGATGCGGCCGAGGAGATGCGCTCGGCGCTGCGGGCGGAGGTCGAGGCCGGCGGGCCCCAGGGCGAGCGCGCACTGCGTCTGCTCGACGCGTACCTCGACATGCCCGCCACCTGA
- a CDS encoding bile acid:sodium symporter family protein, translating to MSTTHRPEVGAASADRAARLAVTVFPILVIVAGILGFLLPDAIAPLGQAVPWLLGVVMFGMGLTLTLPDFSRILKRPWMVLIGVVLQYLIMPLTAWVIVLVLQLPAELAAGVILVGCAPGGTASNVVTYLSRGDTALSVTITTCSTLLAPILTPLLTLWLAGQFLEVPFASMMISILQTVLLPVVAGLVVRLLLRRWVERAQPALPWISTIAIALIVAAVVAGSADRIVEAGLLVFLAVFLHNGFGLLLGYLAAMALRMSQRERRAIAVEVGMQNSGLAASLAAAHFSPLAALPAAVFSVWHNLSGAIFAMIMGRRPVTDD from the coding sequence ATGAGCACCACGCATCGTCCCGAGGTCGGCGCCGCTTCGGCCGACCGAGCCGCACGGCTCGCCGTCACCGTCTTCCCGATCCTCGTCATCGTCGCGGGAATCCTCGGGTTCCTGCTCCCGGACGCGATCGCGCCGCTCGGGCAGGCGGTGCCGTGGCTGCTCGGCGTCGTGATGTTCGGGATGGGCCTGACGCTGACGCTGCCCGACTTCTCGCGCATCCTGAAGCGGCCGTGGATGGTGCTGATCGGCGTTGTGCTGCAGTACCTGATCATGCCGCTCACGGCGTGGGTCATCGTGCTCGTGCTGCAGCTTCCCGCCGAGCTCGCGGCGGGCGTCATCCTCGTCGGGTGCGCGCCGGGCGGCACCGCATCGAACGTCGTCACCTACCTCTCGCGTGGCGACACCGCCCTGTCGGTGACGATCACGACCTGCTCGACCCTGCTCGCGCCGATCCTGACGCCGCTGCTGACGCTGTGGCTCGCGGGCCAGTTCCTCGAGGTGCCGTTCGCGTCGATGATGATCTCGATCCTGCAGACGGTGCTGCTGCCCGTCGTGGCGGGACTCGTCGTGCGCCTGCTGCTGCGCCGCTGGGTCGAACGAGCGCAGCCCGCGCTGCCCTGGATCTCGACCATCGCGATCGCGCTCATCGTCGCCGCGGTCGTCGCGGGCAGCGCCGACCGGATCGTGGAGGCGGGCCTGCTCGTGTTCCTCGCCGTGTTCCTGCACAACGGGTTCGGGCTGCTGCTGGGCTACCTCGCCGCCATGGCGCTGCGGATGAGCCAGCGCGAGCGCCGGGCGATCGCCGTCGAGGTCGGCATGCAGAATTCGGGCCTCGCGGCATCCCTGGCCGCCGCGCACTTCTCGCCGCTCGCGGCGCTGCCCGCCGCGGTGTTCTCGGTCTGGCACAACCTGTCGGGCGCGATCTTCGCGATGATCATGGGCCGCCGACCGGTCACCGACGACTGA
- a CDS encoding DHA2 family efflux MFS transporter permease subunit: MTATDTTPGTGSIPAVSAPSRAPEIDPRGMRVVWLLLIAAFVAILNETTMSIAIPHLNTDLGVPPELGQWLTSAFMLTMAVVIPTTGFLLQRFTTRQAFVLAMTLFTAGTLLCLVAPGFVALLIGRVVQAAGTAITMPLLMTTVMTVVPAQSRGRIMGRVGIVISLAPAIGPTLAGVLLDIANWRWIFGVVLPIAIVALIIGVKWMTNLGDTSRAPLDVLSVVLSALAFGGLVFGLSQAGGSHGGESTAAMPTGVAIGIIVGSVVVLGLFVWRQLSLQKADDALLDLRVFSSRNFTFAIVVLAILSLAMFGTFTALPLYMQDVMQLSATESGLVVLPGAIMMGLLGPIIGRIYDARGARVLLIPGTALVAAVMIFYATLTESTPVAALVGAQVAMSIGMAMSFTPLFSASLGSLQPRLYSHGSAVLNTLQQVAGAAGVAVLITTMASVSASREAAGVAELAAGAAGARAAFLFSAIVAVIAVAAAFFVRKPEEQPGGGGFHGGH; encoded by the coding sequence ATGACCGCCACCGACACCACCCCCGGAACCGGATCGATTCCCGCCGTCTCCGCGCCCTCGCGCGCGCCCGAGATCGACCCGCGCGGCATGCGCGTCGTCTGGCTGCTGCTGATCGCCGCGTTCGTCGCGATCCTCAACGAGACGACGATGAGCATCGCGATCCCGCACCTGAACACCGACCTCGGCGTGCCGCCCGAGCTCGGCCAGTGGCTCACGAGCGCCTTCATGCTCACGATGGCCGTGGTCATCCCGACGACGGGCTTCCTGCTGCAGCGCTTCACCACGCGCCAGGCGTTCGTGCTGGCGATGACGCTGTTCACGGCGGGCACCCTGCTGTGCCTGGTCGCGCCCGGCTTCGTCGCGCTGCTGATCGGCCGCGTCGTCCAGGCGGCGGGCACCGCGATCACCATGCCGCTGCTCATGACGACCGTCATGACCGTCGTCCCCGCTCAGTCGCGCGGCCGCATCATGGGCCGCGTCGGCATCGTGATCTCGCTCGCCCCGGCCATCGGCCCCACGCTGGCGGGCGTGCTGCTCGACATCGCGAACTGGCGCTGGATCTTCGGCGTCGTCCTGCCGATCGCGATCGTCGCGCTGATCATCGGCGTGAAGTGGATGACGAACCTCGGCGACACGTCGCGCGCTCCGCTCGATGTGCTGTCGGTCGTCCTCTCGGCGCTCGCGTTCGGTGGCCTCGTGTTCGGCCTCAGTCAGGCCGGCGGATCGCACGGTGGCGAGTCGACCGCGGCGATGCCGACCGGCGTCGCGATCGGCATCATCGTCGGATCTGTCGTGGTGCTCGGCCTGTTCGTGTGGCGTCAGCTCTCGCTGCAGAAGGCCGACGACGCGCTGCTCGACCTGCGCGTGTTCTCGTCGCGCAACTTCACGTTCGCGATCGTCGTGCTCGCGATCCTGTCGCTGGCGATGTTCGGCACCTTCACGGCGCTGCCGCTCTACATGCAGGACGTCATGCAGCTCTCGGCGACCGAGTCGGGCCTCGTCGTGCTCCCGGGCGCGATCATGATGGGTCTCCTCGGCCCGATCATCGGCCGGATCTACGACGCCCGCGGCGCGCGCGTCCTGCTGATCCCCGGCACGGCTCTCGTGGCCGCCGTGATGATCTTCTACGCGACCCTGACCGAGTCGACGCCCGTCGCGGCGCTCGTCGGTGCGCAGGTGGCGATGTCGATCGGCATGGCCATGTCGTTCACGCCGCTGTTCTCGGCGTCGCTCGGCTCGCTGCAGCCCCGCCTGTACTCGCACGGCTCGGCCGTGCTGAACACCCTGCAGCAGGTGGCGGGTGCGGCCGGCGTCGCCGTGCTGATCACGACCATGGCCTCCGTGTCCGCCTCGCGCGAGGCGGCCGGCGTCGCGGAGCTCGCGGCCGGTGCGGCGGGCGCCCGCGCGGCGTTCCTGTTCTCCGCGATCGTCGCGGTGATCGCGGTCGCAGCGGCGTTCTTCGTGCGCAAGCCCGAGGAGCAGCCGGGCGGCGGCGGCTTCCACGGCGGTCACTGA
- a CDS encoding ABC transporter ATP-binding protein, translated as MGGVRGGGGRPIDEDALRRQNAEAPRIPNLGRRVMALFRPYRARIAVTGLLVVLGAALGAIPPLVIQRIFDDALFPVDEAAGVMGSVQLDLLVRLVLLIVGLYIVSALVGVAQTWFTSNVGNRVTGDLRVRMFEHLQAMELAFFTRTKTGVIQSRLQNDVGGVSGVLTNTVASILGNTVTVIASLVAMILIDWRLTLIAVVLMPILVLVQRRVGQIRAKIAAQTQQSLSELTAITQETLSVSGILLSKSFNRQRTESARYADENANQIRLQVRQAMSGQGFFAVVHVLMASVPAVIYLVAGFLLVGDPGIITAGTVVAFTTVQARLLQPLIGLMRVALDVQTSAALFARIFEYLDLKPAIQDAPDAVSVTAAPGPIGRIEFRDVSFRYPDAAADTRPTLQRVSFTVEPGQQVAFVGPSGAGKTTVLYLTPRMYEASEGAVLFAGEDVRRLTHESIIDHVGIVSQETYLFHATIRENLRYAKPDATDAEIEQACRKANIHHIIAGFEDGYDTVVGERGYRLSGGEKQRIAIARVLLKDPPVLLLDEATSALDTVSERIVQEALETAAAGRTTLSIAHRLSTVIDADVIHVVEAGRIVESGTHAELIALGGLYAELAEEQLAASRVLESEVVNEAADHPERRADRPPADDRPLPSTPVVVGPPAPGVAEA; from the coding sequence ATGGGCGGCGTCCGTGGCGGTGGCGGGCGTCCCATCGACGAGGACGCGCTGCGGCGCCAGAACGCCGAGGCCCCGCGCATCCCGAACCTCGGCCGGCGGGTGATGGCGCTGTTCCGTCCCTACCGCGCGCGCATCGCCGTCACGGGACTGCTCGTCGTGCTCGGGGCGGCGCTCGGCGCCATCCCGCCGCTCGTGATCCAGCGCATCTTCGACGATGCCCTCTTCCCGGTGGACGAAGCGGCGGGAGTGATGGGATCCGTGCAGCTGGATCTCCTCGTGCGCCTCGTGCTGCTCATCGTGGGGCTCTACATCGTGAGCGCGCTCGTGGGCGTCGCGCAGACGTGGTTCACGTCGAACGTCGGCAACCGCGTCACGGGGGACCTGCGGGTGCGGATGTTCGAGCACCTGCAGGCGATGGAGCTCGCGTTCTTCACGCGCACGAAGACGGGCGTGATCCAGTCGCGGCTGCAGAACGACGTGGGCGGCGTCTCCGGCGTCCTCACCAACACCGTCGCGAGCATCCTGGGCAACACCGTGACGGTCATCGCGTCGCTCGTCGCGATGATCCTGATCGACTGGCGACTCACTCTGATCGCGGTCGTGCTGATGCCGATCCTGGTGCTCGTGCAGCGGCGGGTCGGGCAGATCCGGGCGAAGATCGCGGCGCAGACGCAGCAGTCGCTGTCGGAGCTGACCGCCATCACGCAGGAGACGCTGAGCGTCTCGGGCATCCTGCTGTCGAAGTCGTTCAACCGGCAGCGCACCGAGTCGGCGCGGTACGCCGACGAGAACGCCAACCAGATCCGACTGCAGGTGCGTCAGGCGATGAGCGGCCAGGGGTTCTTCGCGGTCGTGCACGTGCTGATGGCGAGCGTGCCCGCCGTGATCTATCTCGTGGCGGGCTTCCTGCTGGTCGGCGACCCCGGCATCATCACGGCGGGAACCGTCGTGGCGTTCACGACCGTGCAGGCGCGGCTGCTGCAGCCGCTCATCGGCCTGATGCGCGTGGCGCTCGACGTGCAGACCTCCGCGGCGCTGTTCGCCCGCATCTTCGAGTACCTCGACCTGAAGCCCGCGATCCAGGATGCGCCCGACGCCGTCTCGGTGACCGCCGCGCCCGGGCCGATCGGCCGCATCGAGTTCCGCGACGTGTCGTTCCGGTACCCCGACGCGGCGGCGGACACCCGGCCGACCCTGCAGCGGGTGTCCTTCACCGTCGAGCCCGGGCAGCAGGTGGCGTTCGTGGGCCCGTCGGGTGCCGGCAAGACCACCGTGCTGTACCTGACCCCGCGGATGTACGAGGCGTCGGAGGGCGCCGTGCTGTTCGCGGGCGAGGACGTGCGTCGCCTCACGCACGAGTCGATCATCGACCACGTCGGCATCGTGTCGCAGGAGACGTACCTGTTCCACGCGACGATCCGCGAGAACCTCCGCTACGCGAAGCCGGATGCGACCGACGCCGAGATCGAGCAGGCGTGCCGCAAGGCGAACATCCACCACATCATCGCGGGGTTCGAGGACGGCTACGACACGGTCGTGGGCGAGCGCGGCTACCGGCTGTCGGGCGGCGAGAAGCAGCGGATCGCGATCGCGCGCGTGCTGCTGAAGGATCCGCCCGTCCTGCTGCTGGACGAGGCCACCAGCGCGCTCGACACGGTGTCGGAGCGGATCGTGCAGGAGGCGCTCGAGACCGCCGCCGCGGGCCGCACCACGCTCTCGATCGCGCACCGCCTGTCGACCGTGATCGACGCCGACGTGATCCACGTGGTGGAGGCGGGCCGGATCGTCGAGTCGGGCACGCATGCCGAGCTCATCGCGCTCGGCGGGCTGTACGCCGAGCTCGCGGAGGAGCAGCTCGCCGCGAGCCGCGTGCTCGAGTCGGAGGTCGTGAACGAAGCGGCGGATCATCCGGAGCGCCGCGCCGACAGGCCGCCCGCCGACGACCGCCCGCTGCCGTCCACGCCCGTCGTGGTGGGGCCGCCGGCGCCAGGCGTTGCCGAGGCCTGA
- a CDS encoding glycosyltransferase family 2 protein has translation MPLPEPLVTVIVPGWNIARYAAEALASLRAQTLAAWRAILVDDGSTDGTGDVFADFAREDARFTHVTHPAQRGLGAARNTGLELVDTRYVGFLDGDDVMLPRALELLVGSLERTGSDIAVGQYTRLRPVAGGYEPSPVQPWVRDSTVPGRAGVTLADHPEVTSNIVAWSKVSRTDFWRTHHLRFPQGLYEDQAVAQTMYARARAIDTIAEPVVHWRVRAEGTSITQHEADPAVLAAVLDALREGLDILRREGPDVAVRARIGQILRMDVPRLQALDLDAHSRAAVDDFAAELDEILVADLPPRDGFSTGSASDSGKSGALAQDRGA, from the coding sequence GTGCCCCTTCCCGAGCCGCTCGTGACCGTGATCGTGCCCGGGTGGAACATCGCCCGCTACGCCGCTGAGGCCCTCGCGTCGCTGCGCGCGCAGACGCTCGCGGCGTGGCGCGCGATCCTCGTCGACGACGGATCCACGGACGGCACGGGCGACGTCTTCGCGGACTTCGCGCGAGAGGATGCGCGGTTCACGCACGTGACGCACCCCGCGCAGCGCGGCCTGGGCGCGGCGCGCAACACGGGGCTCGAGCTGGTCGACACGCGCTACGTCGGCTTCCTCGACGGCGACGACGTCATGCTCCCGCGCGCACTCGAGCTGCTCGTGGGTTCCCTCGAGCGCACCGGAAGCGACATCGCGGTCGGACAGTACACCCGCCTGCGTCCCGTCGCGGGCGGATACGAGCCCTCCCCCGTGCAGCCGTGGGTGCGGGACTCCACGGTCCCGGGCCGCGCGGGCGTGACGCTCGCGGACCATCCGGAGGTCACGTCGAACATCGTCGCGTGGTCGAAGGTGAGCCGCACCGATTTCTGGCGCACCCACCACCTGCGCTTCCCGCAGGGCCTGTACGAGGACCAGGCCGTCGCCCAGACGATGTACGCCCGCGCCCGCGCGATCGACACGATCGCCGAGCCGGTCGTGCACTGGCGCGTGCGCGCGGAGGGCACCTCGATCACGCAGCACGAGGCCGATCCCGCCGTCCTCGCCGCCGTGCTCGACGCGCTGCGCGAGGGTCTCGACATCCTGCGCCGGGAGGGTCCGGATGTCGCGGTGCGCGCCCGGATCGGCCAGATCCTGCGCATGGACGTCCCGCGCCTGCAGGCACTCGACCTCGACGCGCACTCCCGCGCGGCGGTCGACGACTTCGCCGCCGAGCTGGACGAGATCCTCGTGGCCGACTTGCCCCCACGTGACGGCTTCTCGACCGGATCGGCGTCAGATTCGGGCAAGTCGGGCGCGCTGGCTCAGGATCGCGGCGCGTAG
- a CDS encoding cysteine desulfurase family protein — translation MLYLDNAATTPVRREVLDAMAPYLTGEFGNPSSRHTFGERAARALEDARSRVAALLGMRRADIVFTSGGTEANNLALKGIAIAALLDRGARHLVTSPIEHESILRSAEFLERVHGFEITRLPVDAAGIVNAADVASAVRDDTALVSIAYANNEVGTVQDIPALRAAAGRVPFHTDAVQAAGWLPLTDLGVDALTIAGHKLGAPKGTGVLAVRGRVPIEPLLHGGGQERGRRSGTESVAGAVALATALELAEAERAANAQLVTALRDELIARVLALTPSARLTGHPDRRLPGTASFTFEGTNGETVLLELERRGVVSSSGSACAAGSSDPSHVLLALGLSPEVAQTAVRITLAHDHRAGLAPVAAAIAASVAAVHA, via the coding sequence ATGCTCTACCTCGACAACGCCGCCACGACGCCCGTGCGTCGCGAGGTGCTCGACGCCATGGCGCCGTACCTGACGGGCGAGTTCGGCAACCCCTCCAGTCGCCACACCTTCGGCGAGCGCGCCGCCCGCGCGCTGGAGGACGCGCGCTCGCGCGTGGCCGCCCTGCTCGGGATGCGCCGCGCCGACATCGTGTTCACGTCGGGCGGCACCGAGGCGAACAACCTCGCGCTCAAGGGCATCGCGATCGCGGCGCTGCTCGATCGCGGCGCGCGCCACCTCGTCACGTCCCCGATCGAGCACGAGTCGATCCTGCGCTCGGCCGAGTTCCTCGAGCGCGTGCACGGCTTCGAGATCACGCGTCTGCCCGTGGACGCCGCCGGGATCGTGAACGCCGCGGACGTCGCCTCCGCCGTGCGCGACGACACCGCGCTGGTGTCGATCGCGTACGCGAACAACGAGGTCGGCACGGTGCAGGACATCCCGGCGCTGCGCGCCGCCGCCGGCCGCGTGCCGTTCCACACCGACGCCGTGCAGGCCGCAGGCTGGCTGCCGCTGACCGACCTGGGCGTCGACGCCCTGACGATCGCGGGTCACAAGCTCGGCGCCCCCAAGGGCACGGGCGTGCTCGCGGTGCGGGGACGCGTGCCGATCGAGCCGCTGCTGCACGGCGGCGGGCAGGAGCGCGGCCGCCGCAGCGGCACCGAGTCCGTCGCCGGCGCGGTGGCTCTCGCCACCGCGCTGGAGCTCGCGGAGGCCGAGCGGGCGGCGAACGCCCAGCTCGTCACGGCGCTGCGCGACGAGCTGATCGCGCGCGTGCTCGCGCTCACGCCGTCGGCCCGGCTGACGGGGCATCCGGACCGGCGGCTGCCCGGCACGGCGAGCTTCACGTTCGAGGGCACGAACGGCGAGACGGTGCTGCTCGAGCTCGAGCGCCGGGGCGTCGTGTCGTCGAGCGGATCCGCCTGCGCGGCGGGCAGCTCCGACCCGTCGCACGTGCTGCTGGCGCTCGGCCTCTCCCCAGAGGTCGCCCAGACCGCCGTCCGCATCACGCTCGCGCACGACCACCGCGCGGGGCTCGCGCCGGTGGCGGCGGCGATCGCGGCGTCCGTCGCCGCCGTGCACGCCTGA
- the nadC gene encoding carboxylating nicotinate-nucleotide diphosphorylase, which produces MLTPQIIDRTVAAALEEDAPWGDLTSTAFLPAEATARAELVAREPGVFSGGAVFAAAFRATDPHVSVELRAADGEAFSPGAVLAVVEGSARSVLTAERVGLNFAQRMSGIATLTARYVAEVAGTRARIVDTRKTTPGLRALERHAVRCGGGFNHRFSLSDAVMAKDNHLAVLTGRDELRLTAALRAGIASLPHTTHVEVEVDRLAQIEPVLAAGAHTVMLDNFSLEDLRRGVELIAGRAIVEASGGVTLETVRAIAETGVDVISVGALTHSARALDLGLDMRID; this is translated from the coding sequence ATGCTGACCCCGCAGATCATCGACCGCACGGTCGCCGCCGCGCTCGAGGAGGACGCGCCCTGGGGCGACCTGACGAGCACCGCGTTCCTGCCTGCGGAGGCCACCGCGCGCGCGGAGCTCGTGGCGCGTGAGCCCGGGGTGTTCAGCGGCGGCGCGGTGTTCGCGGCCGCGTTCCGGGCGACCGATCCGCACGTCTCCGTCGAGCTGCGTGCCGCCGATGGGGAGGCCTTCTCCCCCGGCGCCGTGCTCGCCGTCGTCGAGGGATCCGCGCGCTCCGTGCTCACGGCCGAACGCGTCGGCCTGAACTTCGCGCAGCGGATGTCGGGCATCGCGACGCTCACCGCCCGCTACGTCGCGGAGGTGGCGGGCACCCGCGCGCGCATCGTCGACACCCGCAAGACGACACCGGGCCTGCGCGCACTCGAGCGTCACGCTGTGCGCTGCGGCGGCGGCTTCAACCACCGGTTCTCCCTGTCCGACGCCGTGATGGCGAAGGACAACCACCTCGCCGTGCTGACCGGCCGCGACGAATTGCGGCTCACGGCGGCGCTGCGCGCGGGGATCGCCAGCCTGCCGCACACGACGCACGTCGAGGTCGAGGTCGACCGGCTCGCGCAGATCGAACCGGTGCTCGCTGCGGGTGCGCACACGGTCATGCTGGACAACTTCTCCCTCGAAGACTTGCGACGCGGCGTGGAGCTGATCGCCGGCCGCGCGATCGTGGAGGCCTCGGGCGGCGTGACGCTCGAGACCGTGCGCGCGATCGCCGAGACGGGCGTCGACGTGATCTCGGTCGGCGCGCTCACGCACTCCGCGCGGGCACTCGACCTCGGCCTCGATATGCGCATCGACTGA
- the nadB gene encoding L-aspartate oxidase yields MTSAIVVGSGIAGLTFALHAARRGVQVTLVTKGGADHGSTRCAQGGIAGVLFPEDRIEDHVRDTLTAGAGLCDEAAVQVLVTEGPQRIRELAAWGVAFDRDATGRLRHGLEAAHSFPRILHAGGDATGLAIESALLRRAREAGIRIVEHAFLADLVVRDGAVRGVRLLVEGRSRMLTAHAVVLATGGTGQLYARTTNPAVATGDGIAAAIRAGAEVRDLEFVQFHPTVLAAGTPFLVSEAVRGEGAVLVDEDGRRFAFDAHPDGELAPRDVVARAIAAQSGRVRLDATGIPGLSERFPSIDAAVRARGLDWTREPIPVTPAAHYLMGGIVTDLDGRTALAGLYAVGECARTGVHGANRLASNSLLEGAVFGARAAAAVAWGPLAPAASPVAARAERVEPAGRHHDMAPFSRGALQRLMWEHAGLIRDADGLRAAARTIAAWRATAPNPVAVAAHEDVNLLIVAEAVVAAALARSASVGAHWRADAAPAPVARELTTVGAAC; encoded by the coding sequence GTGACGAGCGCCATCGTCGTCGGCAGCGGCATCGCCGGGCTGACCTTCGCCCTGCACGCCGCCCGTCGCGGCGTGCAGGTCACTCTCGTGACGAAGGGCGGCGCGGATCACGGATCCACCCGGTGCGCGCAGGGCGGGATCGCCGGCGTCCTCTTCCCCGAGGACCGCATCGAGGACCACGTCCGCGACACGCTGACGGCGGGCGCCGGCCTGTGCGACGAAGCGGCGGTGCAGGTGCTCGTCACCGAGGGACCTCAGCGCATCCGCGAGCTCGCCGCGTGGGGCGTCGCGTTCGACCGCGACGCGACCGGCAGGCTGCGGCACGGACTCGAGGCCGCGCACTCGTTTCCGCGCATCCTGCATGCGGGCGGCGACGCGACGGGCCTGGCGATCGAGAGCGCACTGCTGCGCCGGGCGCGCGAAGCGGGCATCCGGATCGTCGAGCACGCGTTCCTCGCCGACCTCGTCGTGCGGGACGGGGCTGTGCGCGGCGTGCGCCTCCTCGTCGAGGGGCGCTCGCGGATGCTGACGGCGCACGCCGTCGTGCTCGCCACCGGTGGCACGGGACAGCTGTACGCCCGGACGACCAACCCGGCCGTGGCGACGGGCGACGGCATCGCGGCCGCGATCCGAGCCGGCGCCGAGGTGCGCGACCTGGAGTTCGTGCAGTTCCATCCGACGGTCCTCGCCGCCGGCACCCCGTTCCTGGTGTCGGAGGCGGTGCGCGGCGAGGGCGCGGTGCTTGTCGACGAGGACGGCCGCCGCTTCGCGTTCGACGCTCATCCGGACGGCGAGCTCGCGCCGCGCGACGTGGTCGCGCGGGCCATCGCGGCGCAGAGCGGACGCGTGCGCCTGGACGCCACCGGGATCCCCGGGCTGAGCGAGCGCTTCCCGTCGATCGACGCCGCTGTCCGCGCGCGCGGGCTGGACTGGACGCGCGAGCCGATCCCGGTCACACCCGCCGCGCACTATCTGATGGGCGGGATCGTGACGGATCTGGACGGTCGCACGGCCCTCGCCGGGCTGTACGCGGTCGGCGAGTGCGCCCGCACGGGCGTGCACGGCGCCAATCGCCTCGCGTCGAACTCGCTGCTGGAGGGCGCGGTGTTCGGCGCCCGCGCGGCAGCTGCGGTCGCCTGGGGACCTCTCGCCCCCGCTGCGTCACCCGTCGCCGCGCGGGCGGAGCGTGTCGAGCCGGCGGGGAGGCACCACGACATGGCGCCGTTCTCGCGCGGCGCCCTCCAGCGCCTGATGTGGGAGCACGCGGGTCTCATCCGCGACGCCGACGGACTGCGGGCGGCAGCACGGACGATCGCCGCATGGCGGGCGACCGCGCCCAATCCGGTAGCCGTCGCCGCGCACGAGGACGTGAACCTGCTCATCGTGGCCGAGGCGGTGGTCGCCGCGGCGCTCGCGCGGAGCGCATCGGTCGGAGCGCACTGGCGCGCGGACGCCGCCCCCGCTCCGGTCGCCCGAGAGCTCACGACGGTGGGAGCCGCATGCTGA